In Nymphaea colorata isolate Beijing-Zhang1983 chromosome 3, ASM883128v2, whole genome shotgun sequence, a genomic segment contains:
- the LOC116250486 gene encoding uncharacterized protein LOC116250486, producing the protein MSISGIQGQLLEVTVVGCTKLKDTEWISRQDPYVCLEYGSAKFRTRTCTDGGKNPTFQEKFIFTLIEGLREINVHVWNSNTLTMDDLIGSGRIQLQRVLHEGYDDSSWPLQTKHGRHAGEVRLILHHPNLNKRPNNQAMSFPTYAPSAPPQHQSTYNVPYTQPPPTAYPPVACYPNQTPSAYPPLYPPPPVPMSSYPPAPYRPQPAVYPPPPYPPTTYPPATYPPAPYPGYPGTYPPY; encoded by the exons ATGTCGATCTCCGGCATCCAAGGCCAACTGCTGGAAGTAACAG TTGTTGGATGCACCAAATTGAAGGACACAGAATGGATATCCAGGCAAGACCCCTACGTCTGCCTCGAATACGGAAGTGCCAAGTTCAGAACCAGGACGTGCACAg ATGGAGGAAAGAATCCCACCTTCCAAGAGAAATTCATCTTTACCCTCATTGAGGGTCTCCGGGAAATCAACGTCCATGTCTGGAACAGCAACACGTTAACCATGGACGATCTAATTGGCAGCGGAAG GATTCAGTTGCAAAGGGTCCTCCATGAGGGATACGATGATTCGTCGTGGCCACTCCAGACCAAACATGGAAG GCATGCAGGTGAAGTGAGGCTGATACTGCACCATCCGAACCTGAAT AAACGTCCGAACAACCAGGCAATGTCTTTCCCCACGTATGCACCATCAGCACCACCGCAGCACCAGAGCACTTACAACGTTCCTTATACTCAGCCACCACCCACCGCCTACCCTCCTGTTGCTTGCTACCCAAACCAAACTCCATCTGCATATCCGCCACTGTACCCTCCACCACCAGTCCCGATGTCAAGCTATCCTCCTGCTCCATATCGCCCCCAGCCTGCTGTTTATCCTCCGCCACCGTATCCCCCAACAACGTATCCTCCGGCAACATACCCACCGGCTCCATATCCAG GGTACCCAGGAACATACCCACCATACTGA
- the LOC116250328 gene encoding uncharacterized protein LOC116250328, with translation MPISGIQGQMLEVTVVLCAGLKNTEFISKQDPYVCVEYEDARVRTRTCTDGGRNPTFREKFNFTLIEGRQEMNVNVWNSNMFSGDDHIGSGRIQLLKVLKEGYDDSSWPLQCKRERHAGEIKLILHYKKLNHSNNEAMPAPSYPPPSAPPQAYSVYPLAYVQPPPSTYPPVGYWPCPTHPPPSYPPPPPYPPQPPVYQPPPYPPTTYPPATYPPASYPPAPYPPASYPGTLSTVSCKHMDRRTDQSAAYMHLVFYTGQYPGAYPPY, from the exons ATGCCGATATCCGGCATCCAAGGCCAAATGCTCGAAGTAACAG TTGTTCTATGCGCCGGATTGAAGAATACGGAATTCATATCCAAGCAAGACCCGTACGTTTGCGTCGAATACGAAGACGCCAGGGTCAGAACCAGAACGTGCACAG ATGGAGGCAGGAACCCCACCTTCAGGGAGAAATTCAACTTCACTCTCATCGAGGGTCGCCAGGAAATGAACGTCAACGTCTGGAACAGCAACATGTTTTCCGGGGACGACCATATTGGCAGCGGAAG GATTCAGTTGTTGAAGGTCCTCAAAGAAGGATACGATGATTCTTCATGGCCTCTCCAGTGCAAAAGAGAAAG GCATGCTGGAGAAATAAAGCTGATACTGCACTATAAGAAGCTAAAT CATTCGAACAACGAGGCAATGCCCGCCCCCTCATATCCACCTCCGTCAGCACCACCGCAAGCATATAGCGTTTATCCCCTTGCTTACGTTCAGCCACCGCCCAGCACCTACCCTCCGGTTGGCTATTGGCCCTGCCCCACTCATCCACCACCAAGctatcctcctcctcctccatatCCCCCTCAGCCTCCTGTCTATCAACCGCCACCGTATCCCCCAACAACGTATCCTCCGGCCACATACCCACCGGCTTCATACCCACCGGCTCCATACCCACCGGCTTCATATCCAGGTACCCTCTCAACTGTGTCCTGCAAGCATATGGATCGTAGAACGGATCAATCAGCTGCTTATATGCATCTCGTGTTTTATACAGGGCAATACCCAGGAGCTTACCCACCATACTGA
- the LOC116250528 gene encoding phosphatidylinositol 3,4,5-trisphosphate 3-phosphatase and protein-tyrosine-phosphatase PTEN2A-like, with translation MDSQLTNTASSPPEAAKVDHLTSVPGQDGPTQEGSSRLSVSSISSWAKSIKIPSFSNQEDAESGGSAKSSFSRFASGFVLRTSPRSPTADETGEGTPTAAQPSVLGNFTKGLVDSSKNAMKVVQTKARHMVSQNKRRYQEDGFDLDMTYITENIIAMGFPAGDISSGIFGYVEGFYRNHMEEVMKFFDTHHKGKYKVYNLCSERLYDASLFEGKVACFPFDDHNCPPIQLIISFCQSAYAWLKEDIENVVVVHCKAGMARTGLMISSLLLYLKFFPTAEESISYYNQKRCVDGKGLVLPSQIRYVKYFERILTYFNGENQPGRRCILRGFRLHRCPYWVRPSITVSDHNGVLFSTKKHPRTKSVAPEEFWFTAPRKGIMVFALPGERGLAELAGDFKVHFHDRQGDFYCWLNTTMMENRKTLTTSELDGFDKRKLPSPGFMVEVVLMDCDAPLPTREKKEEDSQATAGKPEFTSTHGDVPPVSTQGAGNQEKDDVFSDSESEEGREKGRHSQAATDVAESIVVQASGASEAQKETETMTHGIAHVSVSNDSTNPMSVQDSKSANKARDSSEFEAPKVDTEGISDFKAIAADASVFTFGDDEDYESE, from the exons ATGGATTCACAATTGACCAACACTGCATCTTCTCCACCTGAGGCAGCTAAAGTTGATCATCTCACTAGTGTGCCTGGCCAAGATGGGCCAACTCAAGAAGGATCTTCAAGACTCTCTGTTTCAAGTATATCTTCATGGGCCAAAAGCATCAAAATTCCAAGCTTCTCAAATCAAGAAGATGCAGAGTCTGGCGGTTCTGCAAAATCATCCTTTTCTCGTTTTGCATCTGGATTTGTGCTACGAACATCACCAAGAAGTCCTACAGCCGATGAGACTGGTGAAGGAACCCCTACAGCTGCTCAACCCAGTGTTCTAGGAAATTTCACCAAAGGCTTAGTTGATTCCTCTAAAAATGCCATGAAAGTTGTGCAGACCAAGGCAAGGCATATGGTATCTCAGAATAAGCGAAGATATCAG GAAGATGgatttgatttggatatgacaTATATTACTGAGAATATCATCGCCATGGGATTTCCTGCTGGTGATATAAGCTCTGGTATCTTTGGATATGTTGAG GGCTTCTATCGAAACCACATGGAAGAAgtaatgaaattttttgacactCATCACAAG GGGAAGTACAAAGTATACAACCTTTGTTCAGAAAGATTATATGATGCATCACTCTTTGAAGGAAAG GTGGCTTGTTTTCCCTTTGATGATCACAATTGTCCCCCAATTCAGCTTATAATCTCATTTTGCCAAAGTGCTTATGCATGGTTAAAAGAAGATATCGAAAATGTGGTCGTTGTCCACTGTAAAGCTGGCATGGCAAGGACGGGACTTATGATCTCAAGCCTTCTTCTGTACCTTAAG TTTTTTCCAACAGCTGAAGAGTCAATTTCATACTATAATCAGAAGCGATGTGTTGATGGGAAGGGTCTTGTTCTCCCTAGTCAGATA AgatatgtaaaatattttgagcGCATTCTGACATATTTCAATGGTGAAAATCAACCAGGAAGGAG GTGCATCCTTAGGGGATTTCGTCTTCATAGGTGTCCATACTGGGTTAGGCCCTCCATAACAGTATCCGACCATAATg GTGTTCTATTTTCTACCAAAAAGCATCCGAGGACTAAGAGTGTGGCG CCAGAAGAGTTTTGGTTTACTGCTCCACGGAAAGGGATCATGGTCTTTGCTTTGCCTGGAGAGAGAGGATTAGCAGAGCTAGCTGGTGACTTTAAGGTCCATTTTCATGATCGCCAAGGAGATTTCTACTG cTGGTTGAATACAACTATGATGGAAAATAGGAAAACCTTGACTACTTCTGAACTTGATGGGTTTGACAAG AGAAAACTGCCTTCTCCAGGGTTTATGGTTGAAGTTGTACTGATGGACTGTGATGCTCCCCTCCCCACAcgggagaaaaaagaagaggataGTCAGGCAACAGCTGGGAAGCCTGAATTCACTTCCACGCATGGGGATGTGCCCCCGGTTTCAACCCAAGGAGCGGGAAACCAAGAGAAGGATGATGTCTTCTCAGATAGTGAATCTGAAGAAGGCAGGGAAAAGGGTAGGCATTCTCAAGCTGCCACTGATGTTGCAGAATCCATTGTTGTTCAGGCTTCAGGAGCTTCGGAAGCTCAGAAGGAGACAGAGACCATGACACATGGGATTGCACATGTTTCTGTGAGCAATGACAGCACAAATCCCATGTCCGTACAAGATTCGAAGTCAGCGAACAAGGCTCGTGATTCCTCGGAGTTTGAGGCCCCAAAGGTGGACACAGAGGGTATAAGTGATTTTAAGGCTATAGCTGCCGATGCTTCTGTGTTCACTTTTGGTGATGACGAAGATTATGAAAGTGAGTAG